From Woronichinia naegeliana WA131, the proteins below share one genomic window:
- a CDS encoding transposase: MLEWWTKNFASCELGDERLNNRAFSIGKKLSEGFGKALSEVFKGGNELKRAYEFLGIRKQTLSR, translated from the coding sequence ATGTTGGAATGGTGGACAAAAAACTTTGCCAGTTGTGAATTGGGAGACGAGAGGCTAAACAATCGTGCCTTCTCGATTGGGAAAAAGTTAAGTGAGGGGTTTGGAAAAGCCTTATCAGAAGTGTTTAAGGGAGGAAACGAGTTAAAGAGGGCCTATGAATTTTTGGGAATCCGAAAACAGACTTTGTCAAGATAA
- a CDS encoding IS1634 family transposase, whose protein sequence is MFPQIIKDCQETLNMEGLSAIDGAFYTAENVGMARSIQWLSRVPLKEATETLANISEDQWQQGEQDGYRWQVRASEYGGEQQRWLVVESAQRLQSDNKAISQKIEKADKVVKKEWQKLCGQNFACEADALTEAQLWPKTLTYHQLSQVEVQTIPYYAKGGRPKQGATPLGFHYRLTGQLSLDSSCLEAASKRAGRFILATNVLDSQVLSPDQMLAEYKAQQNTERGFRFLKDPFFFASALFLKNPQRIMALMMIMVVSLLVYTLAQRRLRQALALAHQTIPNQKGKPTAIPTLLWVFQSFLFIRWLEIDGIQTIVNLTSKHKHILSFLGSSCQKYYFVS, encoded by the coding sequence GTGTTTCCCCAGATAATCAAAGACTGTCAAGAAACGTTGAATATGGAAGGTTTATCGGCGATTGATGGAGCTTTTTATACGGCGGAAAATGTGGGCATGGCGAGGTCAATTCAATGGTTAAGTCGTGTCCCTCTGAAAGAAGCCACTGAGACTTTGGCAAATATATCAGAAGACCAATGGCAGCAGGGTGAACAGGACGGTTATCGTTGGCAAGTGAGGGCTTCGGAATATGGGGGTGAACAGCAACGATGGCTTGTGGTCGAAAGTGCTCAACGTCTCCAGTCCGATAATAAAGCTATAAGTCAAAAAATTGAGAAAGCCGATAAAGTTGTCAAAAAAGAATGGCAGAAACTTTGTGGACAGAATTTTGCTTGTGAGGCCGATGCTCTTACTGAGGCTCAACTCTGGCCAAAAACCTTGACTTATCATCAACTCAGTCAAGTTGAGGTTCAGACTATTCCTTACTATGCCAAGGGAGGAAGACCGAAACAAGGGGCTACCCCTCTCGGTTTTCATTACCGCTTAACTGGGCAATTAAGCCTTGATTCCTCTTGCTTGGAAGCCGCATCTAAACGGGCTGGACGTTTTATTTTAGCTACTAATGTTCTTGATTCTCAGGTTTTGAGTCCCGACCAGATGTTGGCTGAATATAAGGCTCAACAAAACACCGAGCGCGGCTTTCGCTTTCTCAAAGACCCTTTCTTTTTTGCCTCTGCTCTTTTTCTCAAGAATCCTCAACGCATTATGGCTTTGATGATGATTATGGTTGTCTCTTTATTGGTTTATACTTTGGCACAACGTCGCTTACGACAGGCTTTGGCTCTTGCCCATCAGACTATTCCTAATCAAAAGGGTAAACCGACCGCCATTCCCACTCTGCTTTGGGTCTTTCAGTCTTTTCTGTTTATCCGTTGGTTAGAGATTGACGGCATTCAAACTATCGTTAATTTGACCTCCAAACACAAACATATTCTTTCCTTTCTTGGCTCTTCATGTCAAAAGTACTACTTTGTCTCTTGA
- a CDS encoding IS630 family transposase, producing MIKLEFTEEDKRLLSYGRFNHPHPRVQLKMEVLWLKSQGLSHQKIAQFAGVSVNTVTSYIRDYQEGGIEKLKEIKFNRPKSELTEHQGKIEAYFESNPPARINEAVKRIEELTGIKRSPTQVRKFLKSIGMRCLKVGTIPSKADVEAQDSYREKELEPRLEEAKAGKRAVFFVDASHFVMGAFVNFIWCFKRIFIKSPSGRKRFNVLGALNAITHEVIMVTNSSYITGTQVCELLEKIAELGLLIPITLVLDNARYQKCRIVQELAESLGIELLYLPPYSPNLNLIERLWKFVKKKCLYAKYYEDFTQFSAAISGCLEDANVKYKEELDSLLTLRFQRFDKSQIMNV from the coding sequence ATGATTAAGTTAGAATTTACGGAAGAAGACAAAAGACTGTTGTCTTACGGTCGGTTTAATCACCCGCATCCTAGAGTACAGCTAAAGATGGAAGTTTTATGGTTAAAAAGTCAGGGATTATCTCATCAAAAAATTGCTCAATTCGCAGGAGTTTCAGTAAATACGGTGACAAGCTATATCCGTGATTATCAAGAGGGCGGGATAGAAAAACTAAAAGAAATAAAATTTAATCGCCCGAAAAGCGAGTTAACAGAGCATCAAGGGAAAATTGAGGCATATTTTGAGTCAAATCCACCAGCAAGAATAAATGAAGCAGTAAAAAGAATAGAAGAATTAACGGGAATAAAAAGAAGTCCAACGCAAGTCAGAAAATTTTTAAAGTCAATAGGAATGAGGTGTCTAAAGGTGGGAACAATTCCATCAAAAGCAGATGTAGAAGCTCAGGATAGCTATAGAGAAAAAGAGCTAGAACCAAGGCTAGAAGAGGCAAAAGCAGGAAAAAGGGCAGTTTTCTTTGTAGATGCCTCTCATTTTGTAATGGGAGCATTTGTAAATTTTATATGGTGCTTCAAAAGGATTTTTATTAAGTCACCATCAGGGAGAAAACGTTTTAATGTGTTAGGAGCATTAAATGCAATTACCCATGAAGTAATTATGGTAACGAACAGTTCTTATATTACGGGAACTCAGGTTTGTGAACTCCTAGAAAAGATAGCAGAATTAGGACTATTAATACCGATTACGTTGGTATTAGACAATGCTCGTTATCAAAAATGCCGAATTGTGCAGGAGTTGGCAGAATCATTAGGAATAGAGTTACTGTACTTACCTCCTTATTCTCCTAACTTGAATTTAATTGAAAGACTGTGGAAGTTTGTGAAGAAGAAGTGTTTATACGCAAAATATTATGAAGATTTTACGCAGTTTTCTGCAGCAATTTCAGGATGTCTTGAAGATGCTAACGTAAAATATAAGGAGGAGCTTGATTCTTTGCTCACCTTACGATTTCAACGCTTTGATAAATCTCAGATTATGAACGTTTGA